DNA sequence from the Thiobacillus sp. SCUT-2 genome:
TCGCCTGGCTCGCCGCAGCGGGCCTCGATCGTCAGGTGGAGGTTTCTGAAGAAGGCCTCGCGGTGCGCTTCCGGCTGCAAGCAGACGCCGCGCGCGCCTGGGCGCCGGACTTCGACACCACCGGACTGTGCGAACGCATGGGACTCGATCCCGAGGGCAGCACCGCCGACCTCGACCGCGAAATCCTCGCCGCGATGCTGCTCGGGCCGGTCGCGTTCGAATTCCCCAGCGTCGACGAGGCGCGCTCGGCCGTCCACATCCGCCGCAACATCGTGCAGGCGGCGCGGCGCACCGCGCTCGACTTCCACACCACCGAGGCCGAGCGCCCGGCGGACTACTGGACCTACGTCGAAGGCAAGGGCTTCACGATCCTGCCGGGACGCTCGCTGACCGAGGGCCTGGTCAAGGCGACCCAGCCCGAGGTGTCGGGTCAGCTCTACGCCTTCTCGTGCTATCGCGCGACCGAGTACGTGATCCTGCTCGCCATCGCGCAGGAGCTGGCGGCCGTCAACGCCGAGCTGCTGGCGCGCCTGCAGCGTCAATGGGAAGCGCGCCCCATCATGTCGGGGCAGTTCCACGACGTCTTCCTGCACGAATACGGCTCGATGGAGTCGCCGCTGCCGCCGAAGTACTACGTGCCCGGCGACCGCCTGTGGTTCCGCAATCCGGACGCGCGCTCGGCCGACGTCACCGGCTACGAGGGCTCGTGGGTGTTCTATCTGGGCCGCGGTCTCTTCACCAATTTCTGGAAGCGCGACCAGCCTTTCACCCTCGCGGCGAAATGCCTCGAGATCTACCACTGGCGCGACGGCGCCTATGTCGACGCCAGCGGCGAAATGCAGATGGACGAGACCGTCGTCGAGGCACGCGTGCGCGCCACGCAGAACGATCCGGTGGAACGCGAGCGCATCCTCGAACGCATGCTGCGGCTGCGCGATCCGAAGGGCGTCTACGCGGAAGGGGGCTGCATCGACACCTCGCGCGAGTATCCGCGCTGCGTCCGCCCCGGCACCGCCGACATCCGCCTGCCCGAGCCACGGGTCGCGGCCCTGTGGCGCCAGATCCGGGATCGCGTCCGCGCGCAGGCCCGCCTGAAGCTCGCAGCGTGCCTCGGCCTGCCGCTGCTGATGCCGACCCACCACGCGGCGGCCGCCCACTCGATCGCCGACGAGCTCCGCCATGCGACGCCGGCCGCGCAGGTCGTCGAGGTCGAAGCCCAACTCGCGGGCTGGCTCGACGCGCTCGGCGTCCGCCGCCCCTGAGACGACCCGGCCGGCCGACGGCGGGCGCTACTGGTAGACCCGGCCATCGTGCCGGAGCCAGCCATCGGGATGGCGGCCATGCGGATCGCGATGGGTCCAGTGGATCACGCCGCCCTTCGGGTTCCATTCGTATTCGCCGTAGAACGCGACCGTGTCGCCGACACGCAAGGCATCGAGGCGCGGCGCGAGGTCGATGTTGTGCGCCACCAGTACGGTGCGCCCGGAAGCGAGCCGCAGGATGAAGCGCTGGTGCCGGCTGCCGTCGCGGTCGTCGCGCAGCATCCTCGCCACCGTTCCCTCGCCCGCCACCTGAACCCGGCTCAGGCGTTGCGTGAACGCCCTGTCGAGAACGGCGTCGCCCTCGGCTGCGGAGGTGGACGGGCCGGGCGTGACGGGCGTGGGTTCGGAGCGTGGCAGCGTGCCAGCGCCTGGCGCCCAGGCGAAATAGGCCGCCGCCGCCAGCGCCGCCAGCAGCAGGAATCTGTTCATGGCCGGTCCGGGTTGATCATCGGGGCGTCCGCGCCGTGCGGACAGCGCGGCATCCTGCCACAAAAAAAAGCCCAGGGCGCGGCCGGACGCAGGCACCGCCGTACCGTCGCCGGCTCCGGACAGGGAAATCGCCGATTTTTCAAAGGATTGCGCAAGACCGGTCGCATGCTGTCGCCGCCCGGCGACGCCGACGTCCGACTCGACACCGGCTGCAAAGAGGTCAACCTATTGATAACAAAGAGCAATTCAGACATGGCACAGCCTGTGCTGTACGTGGGGTGGCATGCGATGCGCATGCCGGACTTTCAATCCTCGAACTCAACCCAAGGAGCATTTCCATGAAG
Encoded proteins:
- a CDS encoding DUF3465 domain-containing protein, whose translation is MNRFLLLAALAAAAYFAWAPGAGTLPRSEPTPVTPGPSTSAAEGDAVLDRAFTQRLSRVQVAGEGTVARMLRDDRDGSRHQRFILRLASGRTVLVAHNIDLAPRLDALRVGDTVAFYGEYEWNPKGGVIHWTHRDPHGRHPDGWLRHDGRVYQ